The following are encoded together in the Oceanobacillus zhaokaii genome:
- a CDS encoding lysophospholipid acyltransferase family protein, which produces MQNKYGIFFRFNRSLVQIAFPKYNVQLPETLNEPVVFVSHHQNLFGPFVMLNSFPETVRTWVLHDFLDQRACYKQYADFTFTERFGWNKYLAKSIALPISFFIPKLLKSGRGIPVYRGSREILETFRTSVEALETGNPIAIFPDVDYSDTSSTVNELYDGFLYLEKYYFNKTGKHICFIPAYVSKNLKTIVAEQKIYFRDEADFKTERKVVLQKIQDNLNMLARKCGEQ; this is translated from the coding sequence ATGCAAAATAAGTATGGCATTTTTTTCAGATTCAATCGTTCGCTTGTTCAAATTGCTTTTCCTAAATATAATGTTCAACTACCAGAAACTTTAAATGAGCCTGTTGTCTTCGTTTCTCACCATCAAAATTTGTTTGGTCCTTTTGTCATGCTGAATTCCTTTCCTGAAACAGTCCGTACTTGGGTGCTTCATGATTTCCTTGATCAACGTGCATGCTATAAACAGTATGCGGATTTTACATTTACAGAAAGATTCGGATGGAATAAATACCTCGCAAAATCGATTGCCCTGCCCATCTCCTTCTTCATTCCCAAACTATTAAAGTCTGGGAGAGGGATTCCTGTTTATCGGGGGTCCAGGGAGATTTTAGAAACATTTAGGACAAGTGTTGAAGCATTAGAGACCGGCAATCCTATCGCCATTTTTCCTGACGTTGATTACAGTGATACATCATCCACTGTTAACGAATTGTATGATGGATTCCTTTACTTGGAAAAATACTATTTTAATAAAACAGGTAAACATATATGCTTTATTCCTGCGTATGTGAGTAAAAATCTAAAAACAATTGTAGCGGAGCAAAAGATTTATTTTCGTGATGAAGCTGATTTCAAGACCGAGCGAAAAGTTGTGCTGCAAAAAATCCAAGATAACCTTAATATGCTAGCAAGAAAATGCGGCGAACAATAG
- a CDS encoding glycosyltransferase family 2 protein translates to MIKCIVTIPALNPTDNLINYVRTLANDGIAHIIVVNDGSTKDSLPIFNELNQQSYCTVLTHETNQGKGRALKTAFTYINEHFKDMTGVVTADADGQHAARDVIKIAALLDSKENRLILGVRDFNQPNVPKKSILGNKLTRFIFHALFKEKLSDTQTGLRGIAFHDLPWLLQLKGERYEYEINMLINAIERHIPLHKIEIETLYFNNNAGSYYKSIRDSLQIMTRITAGFFRKGSLIHSESPKQIGEK, encoded by the coding sequence ATGATAAAATGTATAGTAACCATACCAGCTCTCAATCCAACAGATAATTTAATAAATTATGTTAGAACCTTAGCGAATGACGGAATCGCACATATTATTGTCGTAAATGATGGCAGCACTAAAGATTCCTTGCCAATTTTTAATGAGTTAAATCAACAATCATATTGTACTGTACTTACGCATGAAACCAATCAGGGAAAAGGAAGGGCATTGAAGACAGCTTTCACTTATATTAATGAACACTTTAAAGATATGACTGGAGTTGTAACCGCTGATGCGGATGGACAGCATGCTGCAAGAGATGTAATCAAGATTGCTGCTTTATTAGATTCTAAGGAAAATAGATTGATCTTAGGTGTTCGTGATTTCAACCAACCGAACGTTCCAAAAAAAAGCATTCTAGGTAATAAACTAACGCGGTTTATCTTCCATGCATTATTCAAGGAAAAACTATCAGACACTCAAACAGGCCTTCGAGGAATTGCGTTCCACGACCTTCCGTGGCTTCTTCAACTAAAAGGAGAACGTTATGAATATGAAATTAATATGCTAATAAACGCCATTGAAAGGCATATTCCCTTACACAAAATCGAAATTGAAACCCTTTATTTCAATAATAACGCAGGTTCTTACTATAAATCCATTCGGGATTCATTGCAGATCATGACTAGAATTACTGCTGGTTTTTTCCGAAAAGGATCTTTAATACACTCGGAAAGCCCCAAGCAGATTGGTGAGAAATAA
- a CDS encoding VOC family protein, whose amino-acid sequence MEKKFFEKPSIYVGQVNINVTNLERSITYYRDFMGFKVIEQTNDKAVLSADGKTPLLTLEQPADVLPKEGRTTGLYHFAILLPTRADLSAFLQHIIKATGGQMRLGASDHYVSEALYFDDPDGNGIEIAHDRPASEWKWADGIVDMATVALDGDSLVAETNEAWKGMPAETLMGHIHLHVADLDKTETFYMKGLGFDIVTKFPGALFTSTNGYHHHIGLNTWNGVGAKAPAKNSVGLNWFTLVFPDEVTRGEIIEQLKQVGATVKEEQDYYVTEDPSGNVIQLRV is encoded by the coding sequence ATGGAAAAGAAATTTTTTGAGAAACCATCAATCTATGTAGGGCAAGTTAATATAAATGTAACGAATTTGGAGCGCTCAATTACGTATTACCGCGATTTTATGGGATTTAAAGTAATCGAACAAACAAATGACAAAGCAGTGTTATCTGCGGACGGAAAGACACCGCTATTAACATTAGAGCAGCCAGCAGATGTGTTGCCAAAAGAGGGAAGAACAACTGGGTTATACCATTTTGCAATTCTATTACCAACACGCGCGGATTTATCTGCATTTTTACAGCATATTATTAAGGCTACAGGTGGCCAAATGAGATTAGGTGCTTCTGATCACTATGTAAGTGAAGCATTGTACTTTGATGATCCTGATGGGAATGGAATTGAAATTGCCCATGATCGCCCAGCTTCCGAATGGAAATGGGCAGATGGAATCGTTGACATGGCAACTGTCGCACTGGACGGGGACAGTCTGGTTGCGGAAACTAACGAGGCATGGAAAGGAATGCCAGCGGAGACATTAATGGGACATATCCATTTACATGTAGCCGATTTAGACAAGACAGAAACGTTCTATATGAAAGGTCTTGGATTTGATATTGTAACAAAATTCCCTGGCGCGCTATTCACTTCAACAAATGGTTACCATCATCATATCGGTTTAAATACTTGGAATGGTGTTGGTGCAAAGGCGCCAGCTAAAAATAGTGTCGGTCTTAATTGGTTTACGTTAGTATTCCCTGATGAAGTTACTCGAGGTGAAATCATCGAACAGTTGAAGCAAGTTGGGGCAACTGTTAAGGAAGAGCAGGATTACTATGTTACAGAAGATCCATCAGGAAATGTAATTCAATTAAGAGTATAA